The following are encoded in a window of Rubellicoccus peritrichatus genomic DNA:
- the ade gene encoding adenine deaminase, translating to MSDSTVLTGNIVDVVAGRIFPGQVTLADGRVASIEETPGVSYEALICPGLVDAHVHVESSLLSPSEFGRAAFIHGTVASVSDPHEIANVLGIKGVEWMLEDAKNTPFDIYFGAPSCVPATPFETAGATFGPEEVDQLLAKDEIRYLAEVMNFPGVINRDPLMMGIIAKAKARGKRIDGHAPAVTGEDIKKYAAAGIETDHESITLDEARQKCQLGMKIAIRDGSAARNFDALWPLLKEFPEQCFFCSDDKHPDDLDVSHIDELVARSIAHGIEPMVALRAATINPVRHYGLEVGLLQVGDPADVVEFKSLESMKCQRCWKDGQLVAEKGESKLEYRKPNAINLFEAKQTRPEDFVLRDSDGPRRVIVALDGQIVTDEETLEADGPDIERDLCLIAVVNRYASTPPSVALIKGFGLKDGAMASSVAHDSHNVVVVGTNPRDLSRAANLVIAAGGGLSVIAGSGGRVLPLPIAGLMSDGTCADVAASFTALSNAAKSLGCQLGSPYMTLSFMALLVIPKLKISDKGLFDVGTFSLL from the coding sequence GTGAGTGATTCAACAGTTTTAACAGGAAATATCGTTGATGTGGTGGCTGGCAGGATTTTCCCTGGTCAAGTAACTTTAGCTGACGGCCGTGTCGCCAGTATTGAGGAAACACCTGGGGTATCTTATGAGGCACTGATCTGTCCCGGGCTTGTCGACGCTCATGTCCATGTGGAGAGCTCGTTGCTTTCGCCGTCTGAGTTTGGCCGTGCGGCTTTTATCCATGGCACCGTGGCTTCGGTCAGTGATCCCCACGAGATCGCAAACGTACTTGGGATCAAAGGAGTCGAGTGGATGCTGGAAGATGCGAAAAACACTCCGTTCGATATTTATTTTGGGGCACCTTCCTGCGTCCCGGCGACTCCGTTTGAAACAGCTGGAGCAACCTTTGGGCCGGAAGAGGTAGATCAGTTGCTGGCCAAGGACGAGATACGCTATCTCGCCGAAGTGATGAACTTTCCTGGAGTCATTAATCGCGATCCTTTGATGATGGGAATCATTGCAAAGGCCAAGGCTCGCGGTAAGCGAATCGATGGTCATGCTCCAGCCGTCACCGGGGAGGATATTAAAAAGTATGCTGCTGCCGGAATCGAGACAGACCATGAAAGCATCACTTTGGATGAAGCTCGGCAGAAGTGTCAGCTCGGTATGAAAATCGCGATTCGCGATGGTTCCGCTGCGCGTAATTTTGATGCTCTTTGGCCACTCTTGAAAGAGTTTCCTGAACAGTGTTTTTTTTGCAGCGATGACAAACATCCGGATGATCTGGACGTATCACATATTGATGAGCTGGTAGCGCGCTCAATTGCGCATGGCATTGAACCGATGGTTGCGCTTCGCGCGGCAACGATTAATCCGGTCCGCCATTACGGATTGGAGGTTGGCTTGCTTCAGGTTGGTGATCCGGCAGATGTCGTTGAATTCAAATCGCTTGAATCCATGAAGTGCCAGCGTTGCTGGAAGGATGGCCAACTTGTGGCAGAAAAAGGCGAATCAAAACTGGAATACCGCAAGCCGAATGCGATTAATCTTTTCGAAGCAAAGCAAACCCGGCCTGAAGATTTTGTTTTACGAGACAGTGATGGTCCCCGTCGTGTGATTGTCGCATTGGACGGACAGATCGTTACCGACGAGGAGACACTGGAAGCTGATGGTCCGGATATAGAGCGCGACCTTTGCCTCATTGCCGTAGTTAATCGTTATGCTTCGACACCACCGTCCGTTGCGTTGATCAAAGGCTTTGGATTGAAAGACGGGGCTATGGCATCAAGTGTCGCGCATGATAGTCACAATGTAGTGGTAGTTGGGACGAATCCTCGTGATCTCAGTCGTGCTGCAAATCTGGTTATTGCCGCAGGTGGTGGGTTGAGTGTTATCGCAGGCAGCGGAGGTCGTGTCCTGCCCTTGCCGATTGCAGGCCTCATGAGCGATGGCACCTGCGCAGATGTCGCAGCTTCTTTTACTGCATTGAGCAACGCGGCAAAAAGTCTCGGATGTCAACTTGGGTCACCTTACATGACATTGTCCTTCATGGCTTTGCTGGTGATCCCGAAGTTAAAAATCTCGGACAAAGGCCTTTTCGACGTCGGGACGTTTTCGTTGCTGTAG
- the hpf gene encoding ribosome hibernation-promoting factor, HPF/YfiA family, whose amino-acid sequence MNNHEIIISGVHMDLTDSIKYMVESKAEKLFQHEERIIRVRMELEAMVNKGNGKQEEFIAKGHIEINGPPMVVSSASNDLYKSIDQTVQKLDRKLRRRSRLKRVKRKDTHPIELPADLPKVEEVA is encoded by the coding sequence ATGAACAACCATGAAATTATAATCTCCGGCGTCCATATGGACCTAACTGACTCGATCAAGTACATGGTCGAATCGAAAGCTGAAAAGCTATTCCAGCATGAGGAGCGAATCATTCGAGTGCGCATGGAACTGGAGGCCATGGTTAACAAAGGCAACGGGAAACAGGAGGAGTTCATTGCAAAGGGTCACATTGAAATCAATGGGCCACCCATGGTCGTCAGTTCGGCCTCTAATGACCTCTATAAGTCAATCGACCAAACAGTCCAAAAGCTCGACCGTAAACTGCGGCGCCGCTCACGCTTGAAAAGAGTCAAACGCAAGGACACACATCCTATTGAGCTACCCGCAGACCTGCCAAAGGTCGAGGAAGTCGCCTGA
- a CDS encoding SDR family NAD(P)-dependent oxidoreductase: MFRNYSMTSGSAAYVHKITAVVVTGGSSGIGKTFIEQIFKLGSEIQFCNLSRKKPEFPALTGLKLEHFPCDLTDKSQIEVVFPELDAFLAQHGGDGEILLINNSGFGCYGSAQDLEIGRELEMLSLNINALVHLTGLMLPRMLKQGGVVLDVASTAAFQPTPQLSAYGATKAFVLHWNLALGDDLKGTKVRTLCLCPGPTATNFFKAAGFDESPLPNFGQTAEQVVDETLRALNKGKRLVVTGFSNKLIAFFSSRFLSKPMVTGISGWILRKVRQQ; this comes from the coding sequence ATGTTCCGCAATTATTCGATGACTTCTGGCAGTGCAGCATACGTACATAAAATAACCGCCGTAGTAGTTACGGGCGGTTCATCAGGTATAGGTAAAACGTTCATCGAACAGATATTCAAACTAGGGAGCGAAATTCAGTTTTGCAACCTTTCTCGAAAAAAACCTGAATTTCCCGCCCTGACTGGACTTAAGCTTGAGCATTTTCCGTGCGACCTGACTGACAAATCCCAAATTGAAGTCGTTTTTCCGGAATTGGATGCTTTTTTGGCGCAACATGGCGGTGATGGGGAAATTTTGCTCATCAACAACTCCGGCTTTGGTTGTTATGGTTCCGCGCAGGATTTGGAGATTGGACGGGAACTGGAGATGCTTTCACTGAATATCAATGCTCTGGTGCATCTGACAGGCCTGATGCTTCCACGGATGCTCAAACAGGGTGGGGTCGTGCTTGATGTGGCCTCGACTGCTGCATTCCAACCGACTCCGCAGTTGAGTGCCTATGGGGCAACCAAAGCTTTTGTCCTGCACTGGAACCTGGCCTTGGGCGATGACCTCAAGGGGACAAAAGTTCGGACTTTGTGTCTTTGCCCCGGGCCGACGGCTACGAATTTCTTTAAGGCGGCTGGCTTTGACGAGTCTCCATTGCCGAATTTTGGTCAAACGGCAGAGCAGGTAGTCGATGAGACCCTACGTGCTCTCAACAAGGGCAAGCGGCTGGTCGTGACAGGCTTTTCCAATAAGTTGATCGCATTTTTCAGCTCACGCTTTTTGTCCAAGCCGATGGTTACAGGGATTTCCGGTTGGATTTTGCGTAAAGTCCGTCAGCAATGA
- a CDS encoding phage holin family protein, with protein sequence MQNINWPKVFKSWALIALGVLVAAWTSSGIHYEGWGSLLFAVVLISFFNVILRPILVLLALPFVILTLGLGIFLINALLFLLVGELVPGFEVASFGSALWGSIVVGVVSLVANLIFGTSRVEMRVNRNHGGPQGGLGKRRVPKDDDVIDI encoded by the coding sequence ATGCAGAATATCAATTGGCCGAAAGTCTTTAAGAGCTGGGCGCTCATTGCATTGGGGGTCCTGGTTGCTGCCTGGACGAGTAGCGGAATTCACTACGAAGGCTGGGGATCTTTGCTTTTTGCTGTCGTATTGATTAGTTTTTTCAATGTCATTCTCCGGCCAATTCTCGTCCTTCTGGCGCTCCCGTTTGTTATCTTAACCCTTGGCTTGGGTATATTTTTGATCAATGCGCTGCTCTTTCTCCTTGTTGGTGAATTGGTTCCGGGATTTGAAGTCGCGTCTTTCGGCTCCGCCCTCTGGGGGTCCATTGTGGTGGGAGTCGTCTCTTTAGTGGCAAATCTGATTTTTGGCACTTCCCGTGTCGAAATGCGTGTTAACCGTAATCATGGTGGCCCTCAAGGTGGCTTGGGCAAGCGCCGTGTCCCTAAAGATGATGATGTAATCGACATTTAA
- a CDS encoding GspE/PulE family protein: MTSADDFVIQLLKDRELVSEEEANSCLMQVEASDETPEGGEDSAVIELLIGKSVLTRQQIIDALADEFNMETVDLDDIRVSHEAIEVLSRDLAERYKVFPIEIDGGQLELATSDPLDVDSIDSLSHVLKMTINTRLAPNEDIQSAINQYYESPQAEGMEGLFGEIADEADLQIELPTGEEDGVKEEEAPIIRYVHMLITEAIKRRASDIHMEPLEKRFRVRYRIDGVLQEVENPPKRLQPSIISRLKLMANISIAEKRIPQDGRIQMKVGGKEIDLRVSCLPTVFGESIVMRILDKEGLNLGLPQLGFFSDDQATFERLVGMPDGIFLVTGPTGSGKSTTLYSGLNYINHPDRKIITVEDPVEYQMTGINQVQVRKDVGMSFSAALRSMLRQAPNIIMVGEIRDLETAEIAVNASLTGHMVFSTLHTNDAPSAVTRLVDIGVKPFLVSASLRGALAQRLVRKICSSCKKPHVPDQHQLNLMGVASSNQMAEATFFMGEGCPKCGGSGFKGRMGIFEMFVISEEIQQMIYEGRTLVELRMKAREAGMRNMREDGWRKVAAGTTTIEEVLNVTVAEPTA; encoded by the coding sequence GTGACCTCAGCCGACGACTTCGTTATTCAACTACTCAAAGACCGAGAATTGGTTTCCGAAGAAGAAGCCAATTCCTGCCTTATGCAGGTGGAAGCATCTGATGAGACGCCCGAAGGAGGGGAGGATTCTGCCGTAATCGAATTACTGATTGGCAAATCCGTCCTGACTCGCCAGCAGATCATCGATGCTCTGGCCGATGAGTTTAACATGGAAACCGTCGATCTCGACGACATCAGGGTCTCTCACGAGGCAATTGAAGTGCTTTCCCGGGATCTTGCCGAGCGCTACAAAGTGTTCCCCATTGAGATTGATGGTGGGCAGCTGGAGTTGGCGACATCCGATCCGCTCGATGTAGATTCGATTGATAGTCTCAGCCACGTGCTGAAAATGACGATCAACACCCGTCTTGCTCCGAATGAGGACATCCAGTCTGCGATCAACCAATATTACGAAAGTCCTCAGGCTGAGGGCATGGAAGGGCTTTTTGGAGAGATCGCGGATGAGGCCGATCTCCAGATTGAATTGCCTACTGGCGAGGAAGATGGAGTAAAGGAAGAAGAAGCTCCTATCATTCGCTACGTTCATATGCTTATCACTGAGGCGATTAAGCGTCGTGCCTCGGATATTCATATGGAGCCGCTGGAAAAGCGTTTTCGTGTCCGATACCGTATTGATGGTGTGCTTCAGGAGGTTGAGAATCCACCCAAGCGCCTTCAGCCTTCCATTATTTCCCGTCTCAAGTTGATGGCGAACATCAGTATTGCGGAAAAACGCATCCCTCAGGATGGCCGTATTCAGATGAAGGTGGGCGGCAAGGAGATCGATTTACGTGTGTCTTGTCTGCCAACTGTTTTTGGCGAATCGATCGTCATGCGTATTCTGGATAAGGAAGGTTTGAACCTCGGTCTGCCGCAGTTAGGCTTTTTCAGTGATGACCAGGCAACCTTTGAGCGCCTCGTTGGTATGCCGGATGGTATCTTTCTGGTTACCGGACCTACGGGGTCCGGCAAGTCCACCACGCTTTATTCAGGGTTGAATTACATCAACCACCCTGACCGTAAGATCATTACGGTTGAAGACCCGGTTGAGTATCAGATGACGGGTATCAACCAGGTCCAGGTTCGCAAGGATGTGGGGATGAGTTTCTCCGCCGCCTTGCGTTCGATGCTTCGTCAAGCACCGAACATCATCATGGTTGGAGAGATTCGTGACCTTGAAACCGCTGAGATTGCAGTGAATGCATCGCTTACTGGTCACATGGTTTTCAGTACGCTTCACACCAATGATGCCCCAAGTGCGGTTACGCGTTTGGTGGATATCGGTGTTAAACCGTTCCTTGTGTCGGCCTCATTGCGTGGAGCACTGGCTCAGCGTCTGGTTCGTAAGATTTGTTCAAGCTGTAAAAAACCACACGTCCCGGATCAGCATCAACTGAATCTAATGGGTGTTGCCTCCAGCAATCAAATGGCAGAAGCAACATTCTTCATGGGCGAAGGTTGCCCTAAGTGTGGCGGCTCTGGTTTTAAGGGCCGTATGGGTATCTTTGAAATGTTTGTGATTTCTGAAGAAATCCAGCAGATGATTTACGAAGGTCGCACACTGGTCGAACTGCGCATGAAGGCGCGTGAGGCTGGTATGCGTAATATGCGTGAGGATGGCTGGCGTAAAGTTGCCGCTGGAACCACAACGATTGAAGAAGTCCTGAACGTCACTGTTGCCGAGCCAACAGCATAA